GGGAGTTCCAGGCACAGCAACTCTTCCGGAAAATTCAATTACTGAGAGTGTGATACTGCgtaatgaaagccggcaattaGTTCCTGGCCGAGCCTGTTATTAATCATGTCTGaggtggtggaagggggaggaggagaggggagtagAGCGACCCGTTCCTGTACTCCTCCCCACTTCTCTTACCACCTCAGGCGAGGGGGGAGTTATCTAATATTTAAGTAgactcccccaccaaccccccttacctcctctcCTCTGTGCGCCTCCACCTCGCTGATCCCTCCAACACTATAGATGAAGAGAAAGCTATTCCTCCATGCACTCTACGCTACAGCAGGGTAAGTTGCCGTCCTCGCTCTTGCGGTCACTACATCCCCCCCCTCTACAATATGCATTGTCGCTCCTCTCCCCTACAATATACAGTGTTGCTGCTCTCGCCCCTAAAGTACACAGTGCCGCTACTCTCGCCCCTACAATATACAGTGTCGCTACTCTCGCCCCTACAATATGCGGTGTCGATACTCTCGCCCTTACAATATACAGTGTCGCTACTCTCGCCCCTACAATATACGGTGTCGATACTCTCGCCCTTACGATATACAGTGTCACTACTCTCGCCCCTACAATACACAGTGTCGCTAATTTCGTCTCTACAATATACAGTGTGACTCCTCTCGCCCCTACATTATACAGTGCCGCTACACTCCCCCTACAATATACAGTGTCGCCACAGCCCTCCTACAATACAGAGTGTTGCTACTCTCGCTCCTACCATATACAGTGTCGCCACACTCCCCCTACAATATACAGTGTCAATACTCTCGTTCCTACAATATACGGTGTCGCTACACTCCCCCTACAATAAACTGTCACTCATTCATCCGTACAATATACTCTGTCATTACACTGACCCTTACAATATACTGTGTAGTGCACTCACCTCTACAATTTAATGTGTCACCACACTCACCCCTACAATGTACTTTGTTACTACATTGACCCTTACAATATACTGTGTAGTACACTCATCTCTATAATCTAATGTGTCACTAAACTCACCCCTGCAATATGCCTTGTTATTACATTGACCCTTACAATATACTGTGTAGTACACTCACCTTTAAAATCTACTGTCATTGCACTCACCCCTACAATATAGTATATCACTACACTCATCCCCCACAATAAACTGTGTCACTACACTCACCCCTACAATTTACTGTGTCAGTGCACTCATCCCAACAATATATTtctattgaaatatagagagcattatgaaacggaaaaagacaagacaaggaaaagtatttacgaattttggggaaagtgaaaaacctgtcttttgaaatatgccaggttatAGATACTGGGAGAGATACGAGATGGTAGAGAGCTCCAAGGCTTCCACGGGTAGGGAAAGGAGCagtcatcaaaacggcctacccttgagttaccaacggccacacaattaCCATGTGGCGtagcagcttgcctagtattgcatggtgtagcagacagctctcgagagcaaaaatcaaataatacctacagaagcgggagagtgaaccaacattgcggcatagggcaaaggggtcaagtttggagatAATCCTGGGACAGTTTCTATggcggactgctttcgactcagctgtgtcaagtaaggatgcagagccagaaccactccaaatgtgagagcagaactTCATACAAGGATGAACTTGGATACCCTTGGATAAACGGAGGAACTGTTCagcaaaaagaaattttgacatctaaacaggacacccagtttcttagacgTAGACGTAAATATTCCCGTAAtgtggtttccaagaaagagtggatgttacagtaataccacgtATATTCACAGAGTTaagagttggaattacagaactgtcaaaggaaagacgagagttgtgaggagtatTTGATAGGGATgcgggtagaaactgggttttgtGTCTCACACTATGATATCCCGTCCAAGACTgactttattgaggaagctgtgtcaagaggAGATgcggatcgagtgagagaagaggtaacagaactgaaggatgtggatgaatctaatgttgagtcgtcagcgtatgagtgcattggattaatTGTGgcggagaggaaatcgttgacaaaaaaggatataaaGTGCAGGTTACAGGGAAGAACCTTGAGAGATACCGCCGTTGATAGAGAAAAGGgggtaggctgatccatcaacaaatacagagatagatcggttggagaggaagctagatatgaaggaggaaagtgagggagggaagctaagagaaggggagcttagagatgagaccccgatgccacaccctgtcaaaagccttagatatgtcaagggcaactacacatgactcccccaaatttttctgggatgatgaccagacatagtaagataggaaagaatatcaccagtggatctcgccttacggaagccatgctggtgatcagagagaagattgtgattatcgaggtgtttaaggatataggaattgaggagggattcacaGACTTTGTAAAAGGTATGTGTTAACGCAATAGGACGATAAAGGGATCAGAATGGTCAATTCTTCTTAAGGATAGGATGTATCAAtgtatgcttccaaggagaaggaaaagtcttGGTTATTTAAAAGAAACGgatcagacgagcaagcacaggtgcaaattcagaggcacactctttcagtacacggggatggatgccatcatcagtaaaagccttgcttgtgtctaaagaaataagcgcttttcggacagtctgaaaagagattacgggaagaagcatagggttagtaagatgaacatcagggggtgaaggaatgttagagtaatCCAAaatgaagttagaggagaaacgggaaccaaagtgagttgctttgtctacgggagagacagctgtagtactgtcagagcggaaaagtaaaggaaaggtagagcgacagaagttgttggagatgcccttagctaaagaccagaaaaacttatcagtggatgacgagaagaGGATCTCGCAATTCCTTTGAACAAAGGAATGCTTTCCCTCACgtataacgtgcttgcagtgattacgagcaatgataaaagctgaatgggcgccagaggaaggagagtttttccaagcccgatatgcctgatcccttgtcttgAATGGCCTCAAAACAGGAAAGGTTGGACCAAGGTTTGGATGAAGAGGTGTCATGGAGGAAgtagggataaatgcttccattcctgcaagaataacctctgttcGGCGGAGATAGAAGCGTactcacataagagacagtagtttacccaaggaaagtcataaAAGAAGTTAGgtaagttattccagttagcTTCGTTCAGGTTTCCAGTAATTACGCTCagaagaggctgctggagggagaggtgccgATAGAATAgttacatttatgagagtgtgatcagatgaaccaattgggggcgaCAATGTGTCTTTACAGCGGGATGGAATAGAGGTAAAAaataaatccagaatattaggagagtagtCACAGCTGTCAGGTATATGGGTTGGGTGGAAGATAAGTTGCTTTAAAccactgagaatggagaaagtgaggaCTTCAATCCCTACACCATCCGTATGgaagaaattcaaccattccctatggtgaacgttgaaatccccgaggttgAAGATCTCGGCTTGCAGGtcagaggatgtcacagtctcatggcaggagtttagatactcGAAGGAAGATATAAAATCTGTAGAactaggagagcagtaggcgaaacagAAGAAAATTATGGTAGTAGGAacacagaccttgagccacataatatcagagtttggagactcaaggtcctcgagACGTGAAACAGGTGTGTCACTACACTTGAGCCTACAATTTACTGTATCACTACATTCAACCCTAGAATTTACCGTCACTACATCCATCCCTAAATTTACTGTGTCACTACATTCAACCCTACAATTTACTGTCATTACATTCATCCCCACAATTTACTGTGTCACTACATTCATCCCTAAATTTACTGTATCACTATATTCAACCCTACAATTTACTGTCAGTACATTCATCCATAAAATTTACTGTCACTACATTGAACCCTACAATTTATTGTATTACTTTATTCAACCCTACAATTTACTGTGTCACTACATTCAACCCTACAATTTACTGTGTGAATATATTCAACCCCACAAATCACTGTGTCATTACATTCCACCCTACAATTTACTGTCACTACATTCAACCCTACAAATTACTGTGTCACTACATTCAACCCTACAAATTACTGTGCCAATACATTCAACCCCACAGTTTTCGCATCTACCTGCGAtgtgcctcacctccctccccagcatcataTACCACCTGCTACTTGCCTACATTTCTCTTCATTTCTCCAGTTCCTTTCCTTCCCCACACATCGGCTTCCCTACGATCTTACCTCCTCTCGTTCCTTACCTTCTCGTTGTACCTTCGGCCTCCCCCTTAGCGCGTCCCAGCGATACCCGTCCCGTCCTCCCTAACAATATACCTGCCTGACTTCCTTATACTAAAGTCTACAGccaccttcaccatcccatcTTTCTGTCCTCACCTTTCAATCCTTTATCATAAATCTCACTAGCACTGTCATCACGGGAAAACGTCATCGTGGGTTCTTgtaggttgctctctctctctctctctctctctctctctctctctctctctctctctctctctctctctctctctctctctctctctctctctctctctctctctctctctctctctcgtccctgatGGACAAGCTGCCAGCAGAACTTTTCCATCAAGGCGGCTGCCACACCCTCCCAACTTGGATTTTCTTGTCGTTAGCGTACGACGTCACGAGTCTTGGCTTTTGTCAAAAGCTATTCACAAGTACTCAGAACTAGCacacctcattctctccaatttATAAATGTATATCCTCTTAGATATTCTCTCCTCTTTCGCCCTCTCCTTACGTCCGACCCATTTCAGCACTTACTTTTCAATTCTCTCAGTTCTCTCGtctcactaccacacctttctGTTACACTGTCATCCTCATCACGATCAACCCAACCCCTCAACACAACACTGGcgtttcatttccaccacactaTCTGTATTTACCAATAAAGATGCAGGTCATGTTCTGGAGCCAGTTCTACGGCTAAATGAGGACAACATCCCACAACATTGATATGAAAAGTTAAAGATTTACTATCAGCACTAAATGGGACAATCAATAGCAAAAACTAAGATGCTTAATTCCTTCACCGATCTTTTCATTAAGTCGCTTGTTACAGGGAAAGTTACAGATTCCAAAGAAATGGAAGTCTGCCATTCTAACATCGATATTCAAAACAGGCAATTGATGTCAGTGCATGAAAATTATTGCCCGATTAACTCAACATTTGTGGCTCGTAAACTTAACAAGAATATCATTCGGGATGAGATTGTGAACCAGTTAGAGAACCACCTCTTGAGAAACGATTCCCAACATGATTTTAGACGAAATCGATCATGGCTGACAAATCTGCTGATTTCCTTTATGATAACAAGCCACAGTTATGATGACagtaaagcagctgatgtcatcAATTTAGATGTTCAAAAAGCATTTGGTAAAGTTCCACATCACAGGTTGCAAGCAAGAGCTAAGTCACAAGGTATCGATGGAGTTGTAATTCGGCGGTTACAAAACTGGTTTACAGGCCGTAGGCAAAATAGTGATGATGACagagtagtgatgatgacagagtAGTGATGATGACCAAACCTATGAATAGTTAGACATGACTAGTGATGTGCCAATGGAATCAGTTCTGGTACCGGCCTCTTCCACACCTATATCAGTGGCTGCGTCGTAAACCATCAAGAGTCACAAACGATAAAAAGCTGGGAAACAAATCTGCAACAGAAACTGAACCTCTGCAACTTCACAGTGATCTAGACAAGCTGATGGACTAGACTCACAAGGGGCAAATTAATCTTGATTTTGATTAGTGCAAATATTCTACAAATCAGTTGTAGAAATGGAGTTATAAACTacattatgaattctgttgagccaCACAAGGTaactgaggaaaaagacttgggcttTATATTCTGTGGTAACCTAAACACAAGTAAACTGCACAGAATTAGATCAAAACGCTaagaaaattcttggattcactaGTTGGGCTTTGGCTCTGAAATCTAAGGATGTAGTCATCATTCTTTATAATTCACCGGCATGTGCTTCCTTACCTTGATTATCTATATCTAATTTTGGTCATGCTGCACAGATGAGACACAGACAATAGGAAAAGTATAGCAGTGAGCGCCCAAGATGCTTCTCGGACTGTGAAACAGATCCTGTGAGAACCgaatcaacataaacatatacacccaagaaaaggttaagagatgatttTATACAGTTATCTAGAATAATAAAAGTCTTTGATGTTCCTGATCTAAGATGCTGCTCAAGCCTAGGATTGTCTTTAATTCATTTGCAGTACTGGACACAAACTCAGGAACAAACGTTCTCCTTCGAATGAGGTGAAAAAGTACACTTTCTTCAACGGTGGTTAAcaaatggaatgatttaccagtcagAGTAGGTGAGAGCAGCATCAGGGATACGTTGAAGAACACATTTGATGAATattccgcttccaaatccacgactgacattatttgctccTAAATTACATGAATCCTCTGCGTGcttttttcctctcattcctgCAGTCTCTGAGGTTCTGATCTTTTCCACTTCTCACACAGCCTCAAAAGAACTAAATGGACTTTTACGGTTGGATTTCCAGCGTATCACCACCAcaagtccctcaccaccacttacGCCACTCTAACAGTCACCACTGTTGCTCCGACTCTATAtctgtctctcaccatcatcactactattatCGTTTCATCAACACAACTACCAACCACTACCATCCCGGCAACAATTGCTCTGCCGCTGCCTCACACGGCACCAGCCGTCACTCAACACCTCCCACTATAGgcctcacacacgtcctcagcacCACACTAGCTTCTGGATCGTCACCCTGTAGGTCGGGACGTGACCTCTCCACCTCAATGATTCATGGTTCCCGCCTACAGccttctccccatcctcctctcctccggcAACATCTTCCACATCTCCCACATCCCACCCTAGCCCTCAAAACATCAAAGGCATGGCAGCAGACGTCGCTGGCCCTACAGAACACCATGCTCGTGACCTGACGAACAAGGAGGGACGGGAACCTCGACTCTGCTTGTGCCTGTCAAAACCGTGGCCATGGCGTGACCTACAACCACGTGCCTGGACCAACACATTTTTGTCCTCAGGCGCATTCAGTCAACACAATCAAGgatgactacacacacaccatgaggaACTTTGAGAGAAGGGAAACAGAGCTAACATGGAAAATACCAGAATACACTGATAATTTTTCCAAGCGCTACCGCGATgcagcaggggatagcgatgatgtttcctgtggtaCGGGGTAGCGACATGGAATGGATGaacgcaagcaagtatgaatatttacatgtttacatatatatatatatatatatatatatatatatatatatatatatatatatatatatatatatatatatatatatatatatatatatatataaatatatatatatatatatatatatatatatatatatatatatatatatatgtatatatatatatatatatatatatatatatatatatatatatatatatatatatatatatatatatatatatatatatatatatatatgatagagttgatagagatgctctgtggaaggtattaagaatatatggcgtgggaggcaagttgttagaagcagtgaaaagtttttatcgaggatgaaaggcatgtgtacgtgtaggaagagaggaaagtgattggttctcagtgaatgtaggtttgcggcaggggtgtgtgatgtctccatggttgtttaatttgtttatggatggggtggttagggaggtgaatgcaagagttttggaaagaggggcaagtatgaagtctgttggggatgagagcttgggaagtgagtcagttgttgttcgctgatgatacagcgctggtggctgattcatgtgagaaactgcagaagctggtgactgagtttggtaaagtgtgtgaaagaagaaagttaagagttaatgtgaataagagcaaggttattaggtacagtagggttgaaggtcaagtcaattgggaggtgagtttgaatggagaaaaactggaggaagtgaagtgttttagatatctgggagtggatctggcaacggatggaaccatggaagcggaagtggatcatagggtaggggagggggcgaaaattctgggagccttgaagaatgtgtggaagtcgagaacattatctcggaaagcaaaaatgggtatgtttgaaggaatagtggttccaacaatgttgtatggttgcgaggcgtgggctatggatatatatatatatatatatatatatatatatatatatatatatatatatatatatatatagaagcagtgaaaaatttttatcgaggatgtaaggcatgtgtacgtgtaggaagaaaggaaagtgattcgttttcagtgaatgtaggtttgcggcaggggtgtgtgatgtctccatggttgtttaatttgtttatggatggggttgttagggaggtgaatgcaagagttttggaaagaggggcaagtataaagtctgttggggatgagagagcttgggaagtgagtcagttgctgttcgctgatgatacagcgctggtggctgattcatgtgagaaactgcagaagctggtgactgagtttggtaaagtgtgtgaaagaagaaagttaagagtaaatgtgaataagagcaaggttattaggtacagtagggttgagggtcaagtcaattgggaggtgagtttgaatggagaaaaactggaggaagtgaagtgctttagatatctgggagtggatctggcagcggatggaaccatggaagcggaagtgaatcatagggtgggggaggggcgaaaattctgggagccttgaagaatgtgtggaagtcgagaacattatctcggaaagcaaaaatgggtatgtttgaaggaatagtggttccaacaatgttgtatggttgcgaggcgtgggctattgatagagttgtgcgcaggaggatggatgtgctggaaatgagatgtttgaggacaatgagtggtgtgaggtggtttcatcgagtaagtaacgtaagggtaagagagatgtgtggaaataaaaagagcgtggttgagagagcagaagagggtgttttgatatggtttgggcacatggagagaatcagtgaggaaagattgatcaagaggatatatgtgtcggaggtggagggaacgaggagaagagagagaccaaattggaggtggaaagatggagtgaaaaagattttgtgtgatcggggcctgaacatgcaggagggtgaaaggagggcaagggatagagtgaattggagcgatgtggtataccggggttgacgtgctgtcagtggattgaatcaaggcatgtgaagcgtctggggtaaaccatggaaagctgtgtaggtatgtatatttgcgtgtgtggacgtatgtatatatatgtgtatgggggtgggttgggccatttctttcgtctgtttccttgcgctacctcgcaaacgcgggaggcagaggcaaaaaaaaaaaaaaatatatatatatatatatatatatatatatatatatatatatatatatatatatatatataaatatatatatatatatatatatatatatatatatatatatatatatatatatatatatatatatatatatatatatatatatatatatatatatatatatatatatatatatatatatatacacaaacacaaatatatacatatatacgcatgtgcataattcatactgtctgcctttattcattcccatcgccacctcgcaacacacggaataacaaccccctcccccctcatgtctgcgaagtagcgctaggaaaagacaacaaaggccccattcgttcacactcagtctctagctgtcatgtgataatgcaccgaaaccacagcttcctttccacatccaggccccacagaactttccatggtttaccccagacgcttcacatgccctggttcaatccattgactgcaagtccaccccgctataccacatcgttccaattcactctattccttgcacacctttcaccctcctgcatgttcaggacccgatcactgaaaatctttttcactccatctttccacctctaatttggtctcccacttctcgtcacctccacctgtgacacatatatactcttggtcaatctttccttactcattttctccatgtgaccaaaccatttcaaaacaccctcttctgctctctcaaccacactctttttgttaccacacatctcgcttaccctattattacttactcgatcaaaccacctcacaccacatattgtcctcaaacatctcatttccagcacatccaccctcctgcgcacaactctatccatagcccacgcctcgtaaccatacaacattgttggaaacactattccttcaaacatacccatttttgctttccgagataatgttctcgacttccacacattcttcaagactcccagaattatcgccccctccccaacactatgattcactgccgcttccatggttccatccgctgccaaatccactcaaagatatctaaaacacttcacttcctccagtttttctccattcgaacttacctcccaattgacttgatcctcaaccctactgtacctaataaccttgctcttattcacatttactctcaactttctttttccacacactttaccaaactcagtcaccagcttctgcagtttctcacaggaatcagccaccaacgctgtatcatcagcgaacaacaactgcctcacttcccaagctctctcgtccccaatagactgcatacttgcccttctttccagaactcttgcattcacctccctaacaaccccatccataaacaaattaaacaaccatggagacatcacacacctctgccgcaaacctacattcactgagaaccagtcactttcccctcttcctacacgtacacatgcgttacatcttcgataaaaacttttcactgattctaacaacttgactcctacaccatatattcttagtaccttccacagagcatctctttcaactctatcatatgtcttctccagaaccataaatgctacctacaaatccatttgcttttctaagtatttctcacatacattcttcaaagcaaacacctgatccatacatcctctaccacttctgaaaccacactcctcttccccaatctgatgctctgtacatgccttcaccctctcaatcaataccctcccatataattcaccacgaatactcaacaaacttatacctcagtaatttgagcactcactcttatcccctttgcctttgtacagtggcactatgcacgcattccgccaatcctcaggcacctcaccatgaattatacatacattaaataaccttgccaaccagtcaacaatgcagtcactaccttttttgataaattccactgcaataccatccaaacctgctaccttgccggctttcatcttccgcaaaacttttactacctcttctctgtttaccaaatcattttccctaaccctctcactttgcacaccacctcgaccaaaacaccctatatctgccactctatcatcaaacacattcaacaaaccttcaaaatactcactccatctctttctcacatcaccactacctgttatcacttccccattagcccccttcactgaagttcccatttgctcccttgtcttacgaactttatttacctccttccagaacatctttttattctccctaaactttaatgatactctctcaccccaactctcatttgccctctttttcacctcttgcacctttctcttgacctcctgtctctttcttttatacatctcccactcatttgcattttttccctgcaaaaatcgtccaaatgcctctctcttctctttcactaataatcttacttcttcatcccaccactcactactctttctaatcaacccacctcccacgcttctcatgccacaagaatctttttgcaagccatcactgcttccctaaatatatcccattcctcccccactccccttaactcctttgttctcacctttatccattctgtactcagtccctcctggtacttcctcacacaagtctccttcccaagctcacttactctcaccaccctcctcaccccaacattcacccttcttttctgaaagcccatacaaatcttcaccctcgcctccacaagataatgatcagacatccttccagttgcacctctcagcacattaacatccaaaagtctctctttcgcgcgcctgtcaattaacatgtaatccaataacgctccctggccatctctcctacttacatacgtatacttatgtatatctacatgtatacatatatatatatatatatatatatatatatatatatatatatatatatatatacatatatatatatatatatatatatatatatatatatatatatatatatatatatatatatatatatatatgtat
This window of the Panulirus ornatus isolate Po-2019 chromosome 17, ASM3632096v1, whole genome shotgun sequence genome carries:
- the LOC139754429 gene encoding uncharacterized protein — protein: MLNSFTDLFIKSLVTGKVTDSKEMEVCHSNIDIQNRQLMSVHENYCPINSTFVARKLNKNIIRDEIVNQLENHLLRNDSQHDFRRNRSWLTNLLISFMITSHSYDDSKAADVINLDVQKAFGKVPHHRLQARAKSQGIDGVFWYRPLPHLYQWLRRKPSRVTNDKKLGNKSATETEPLQLHSDLDKLMD